A single genomic interval of Bradyrhizobium japonicum USDA 6 harbors:
- a CDS encoding NAD-dependent epimerase/dehydratase family protein, giving the protein MPRILMTGASGGIGTSLRKLLPPIYPDLLLSDIKPPADLGANEQFKAADLADLAQCEAICEGVDGIIHFGGYSVEGTWDQILQANIIGGYNLFEAAYRKGVKRVVFASSNHAVGFYPRHHRIGTDVTPRPDGRYGVSKVFGEAVGALYADKHGLKVTCLRIGNFGDMPLDQRRLSIWLKPDDLVQLCRIGLEHPDIHFEVFYGASLNERAWWDNHRAYEFGYRPTGRAEDFREHAMAEQAKLKPDPVGDHYQGGAFCSNEFDGDASRIIDWNKR; this is encoded by the coding sequence ATGCCGCGTATTTTGATGACGGGAGCTTCGGGCGGAATCGGCACGAGCCTGCGAAAGCTGCTACCGCCGATCTATCCGGATCTCCTGCTCTCCGACATCAAGCCGCCCGCCGATCTCGGCGCGAACGAACAATTCAAGGCGGCGGATCTCGCCGATCTCGCGCAGTGCGAGGCGATCTGCGAGGGCGTCGACGGCATCATCCATTTCGGCGGCTATTCGGTCGAAGGCACCTGGGACCAAATCCTCCAGGCCAATATCATCGGCGGCTACAATTTGTTCGAGGCCGCCTACCGCAAGGGCGTCAAGCGCGTGGTGTTCGCCTCGTCCAACCACGCCGTCGGCTTCTATCCCCGCCACCACAGGATCGGGACCGACGTCACCCCGCGCCCCGACGGTCGTTATGGCGTCAGCAAGGTGTTCGGCGAGGCCGTCGGTGCGCTCTACGCCGACAAGCACGGCCTGAAGGTGACCTGCCTGCGCATCGGCAATTTCGGCGACATGCCGCTCGACCAGCGCCGGCTCTCGATCTGGCTGAAGCCCGACGACCTCGTGCAGCTCTGCCGCATCGGGCTCGAACATCCCGACATCCATTTCGAGGTCTTCTACGGCGCCTCCCTCAACGAGCGGGCCTGGTGGGACAACCACCGCGCCTACGAATTCGGCTATCGCCCCACCGGCCGCGCCGAGGATTTCCGCGAGCACGCGATGGCCGAGCAGGCCAAGCTGAAGCCGGATCCGGTCGGCGACCATTACCAGGGCGGCGCGTTCTGCAGCAACGAGTTCGACGGCGATGCGAGCCGGATCATCGACTGGAATAAGCGCTGA
- a CDS encoding IlvD/Edd family dehydratase: protein MTSGLRKGLTSYGDAGFSLFLRKAFIKAMGYSDDALERPIVGITNTYSDYNPCHGNVPQIIEAAKRGVMLSGAMPFVFPTISIAESFAHPTSMYLRNLMAMDTEEMIRAQPMDSVIVIGGCDKTLPAQVMAAISADLPTVVIPVGPMVVGHHKGEVLGACTDCRRLWGKYRAGEMDDAEIEAVNGRLAPSVGTCMVMGTASTMACMIEAMGLSLPMSATIPAPHAERFRLAEASGRVAAEMAKTKGPKPSEVLTSASFRNAQVVLQAIGGSTNGLIHLTAMAHRSPHRLDLEVFDQIGREVPVLVDLKPSGEHYMEHFHHAGGVPKLLAQLGDLVDLDAKTISGQTLRDVVANAEDVPGQDAIRPRDNPIKKEGGLAVLHGNLAPRGAVIKQSAASTKLLKHTGRAVVFESVEDMTLRVDDPELDVNSDDVLVLRNAGPKGAPGMPEAGYLPIPKKLARSGTKDMVRISDARMSGTAFGTIVLHITPESAVGGPLALVKNGDMISLDVAKRSIELLVDAAELERRSAALKPAAPREEARRGYAWLFNETIMQADEGCDFDFMQRTGKQTGKG, encoded by the coding sequence ATGACGAGTGGTTTGCGCAAGGGTCTGACGAGCTATGGCGATGCCGGCTTCTCGCTGTTCCTGCGCAAGGCGTTCATCAAGGCCATGGGCTATTCCGACGACGCGCTGGAGCGCCCGATCGTCGGCATCACCAACACCTATAGCGACTACAATCCCTGCCACGGCAACGTCCCGCAGATCATCGAAGCCGCCAAGCGCGGCGTGATGCTGTCGGGCGCGATGCCGTTCGTGTTCCCGACCATCTCGATCGCCGAGAGCTTTGCGCATCCGACCTCGATGTATCTGCGCAACCTGATGGCGATGGACACCGAGGAGATGATCCGGGCCCAGCCGATGGATTCGGTGATCGTGATCGGCGGCTGCGACAAGACCCTCCCCGCGCAAGTCATGGCCGCGATCAGCGCCGATTTGCCGACCGTGGTCATTCCCGTCGGTCCCATGGTCGTCGGCCACCACAAGGGCGAGGTGCTCGGCGCCTGCACCGACTGCCGCCGTCTTTGGGGCAAGTACCGCGCCGGCGAAATGGACGATGCCGAGATCGAGGCGGTCAATGGCCGCCTCGCGCCGTCGGTCGGCACCTGCATGGTGATGGGCACGGCGTCGACCATGGCCTGCATGATCGAAGCCATGGGCCTGTCGCTGCCGATGAGCGCGACGATTCCCGCGCCGCATGCCGAACGCTTTCGCCTCGCCGAAGCGAGCGGCAGGGTTGCCGCCGAGATGGCCAAGACCAAGGGGCCGAAGCCGAGCGAAGTGCTGACGTCGGCCTCGTTCAGGAATGCGCAGGTCGTGCTCCAGGCGATCGGCGGCTCGACCAACGGCCTGATCCATTTGACGGCAATGGCGCACCGCTCGCCCCACCGCCTCGATCTCGAGGTGTTCGACCAGATCGGCCGCGAAGTGCCGGTGCTGGTCGACCTCAAGCCGTCGGGCGAACATTACATGGAGCATTTCCACCACGCCGGCGGCGTGCCAAAATTGCTGGCGCAGCTCGGCGATCTCGTCGATCTCGACGCGAAGACCATCAGCGGCCAGACGCTGCGCGATGTCGTCGCGAATGCGGAGGACGTGCCGGGCCAGGATGCGATCCGTCCGCGCGACAATCCGATCAAGAAGGAAGGCGGCCTTGCCGTCCTGCACGGCAATCTCGCCCCGCGCGGTGCCGTGATCAAGCAATCGGCCGCGAGCACGAAATTGTTGAAGCACACCGGACGCGCGGTGGTGTTCGAATCCGTCGAGGACATGACCTTGCGGGTCGACGATCCCGAGCTCGACGTGAACTCCGACGACGTGCTGGTGCTGCGCAATGCCGGCCCCAAGGGCGCGCCGGGCATGCCCGAGGCGGGCTACCTGCCGATCCCGAAGAAGCTCGCGCGCAGCGGCACCAAGGACATGGTGCGCATTTCCGATGCGCGCATGAGCGGCACCGCGTTCGGCACCATCGTGCTCCACATCACCCCGGAATCCGCCGTCGGCGGGCCGCTGGCGCTGGTGAAGAACGGCGACATGATCAGCCTGGATGTGGCCAAGCGCAGCATCGAGCTGCTGGTCGATGCCGCCGAGCTGGAGCGCCGCAGTGCCGCATTGAAGCCGGCAGCGCCGCGTGAGGAAGCGCGGCGCGGCTACGCCTGGCTGTTCAACGAGACCATCATGCAGGCCGACGAGGGCTGCGACTTCGATTTCATGCAGAGGACCGGGAAGCAGACTGGGAAGGGGTGA
- a CDS encoding GntR family transcriptional regulator codes for MSDIRTAEAMPVRRDDPDDVVARLEEDIIFGRLPPGARLTEDALMSRYGTSRHFVRQALVDAERRGIVRREKNVGATVRFYSAEEVRQIYEVREMLTRQAALMIPLPAPQALIDELSALQRDYCAKADIRDLRGIHEANDAFHVALFAACGNPYLVRSLQDYMNLTLPMRAKNLADRDGLAQSRRQHELMIELLKGRDSWALAQLCVDHMQFSKADYLARISGGEARQ; via the coding sequence ATGTCCGACATTCGCACCGCTGAGGCAATGCCGGTCCGGCGCGACGACCCGGACGACGTCGTCGCGCGGCTGGAGGAGGACATCATCTTCGGCCGCCTGCCGCCGGGGGCGCGCCTGACCGAAGACGCGCTGATGTCGCGTTACGGCACCTCCCGCCACTTCGTGCGCCAGGCCTTGGTGGATGCGGAGCGCCGCGGCATCGTCCGCCGCGAGAAGAACGTCGGCGCCACCGTGCGGTTCTACTCGGCCGAGGAAGTCCGGCAGATCTACGAGGTCCGCGAGATGCTGACGCGACAGGCCGCGCTGATGATCCCCCTGCCCGCGCCGCAAGCCCTGATCGACGAACTCTCCGCCTTGCAGCGGGACTATTGCGCGAAGGCCGACATCCGCGACCTGCGCGGTATCCACGAAGCCAACGACGCCTTCCACGTCGCGCTGTTCGCAGCCTGCGGCAACCCCTATCTGGTGCGTTCGCTCCAGGACTACATGAACCTGACCCTGCCGATGCGCGCCAAGAACCTCGCCGATCGCGATGGCCTCGCGCAGTCGCGCCGTCAGCACGAATTGATGATCGAGCTGTTGAAGGGCCGCGACAGCTGGGCGCTGGCACAGCTGTGTGTGGATCACATGCAGTTCAGCAAGGCGGATTATCTGGCGCGGATTTCAGGGGGCGAGGCACGGCAATAA
- a CDS encoding transglutaminase family protein, protein MAIIGEITHTTTYRYAKPVTFGTHRAMFLPRRGASTRLLRWSAATSLPSKVHWVTDSRSNAVTVMDFSEPGSELTFTFKVRGVYFGIKGLETFPLEPRAEQVPVQYTPDEWTDLAGYLCPHADDADGSHAAWTKSFVAGDQDRTADVLRRMLGMFRSDFSYRGRDAEGTQSPGETLRTKSGTCRDFAWLMIETLRRLGFAARFVSGYLYDAALDGGAVGMTGSGATHAWVQVFLPGAGWLDYDPTNSLSVGFDLIPVAIARHPGQAVPLTGSWFGDPGDYLGMSINVAVNKIGEMLDPSEA, encoded by the coding sequence ATGGCGATCATTGGCGAGATCACGCACACCACGACCTACCGCTATGCAAAGCCGGTGACGTTCGGCACGCACCGGGCGATGTTCCTGCCGCGGCGCGGCGCCTCGACCCGGCTGCTTCGCTGGTCCGCAGCTACCAGCCTGCCGTCAAAGGTGCATTGGGTCACCGACTCCCGCTCCAATGCCGTCACGGTGATGGACTTCAGCGAACCCGGCAGCGAGCTGACATTCACGTTCAAGGTTCGTGGCGTCTATTTCGGCATCAAGGGTCTGGAGACATTTCCGCTGGAGCCCCGGGCCGAGCAGGTCCCCGTGCAGTACACCCCGGACGAATGGACCGACCTTGCCGGCTACCTGTGCCCGCACGCCGACGATGCAGACGGCAGCCATGCGGCGTGGACCAAGAGCTTCGTTGCCGGCGATCAGGATCGGACCGCCGACGTGCTGCGCCGAATGCTCGGCATGTTTCGCAGCGACTTCAGCTATCGCGGCAGAGATGCCGAAGGCACACAGTCACCCGGCGAAACGCTGCGCACGAAATCGGGCACATGCCGGGACTTCGCCTGGCTGATGATCGAGACCTTGCGCCGGCTCGGCTTTGCCGCGCGCTTCGTCAGCGGCTATCTCTATGATGCGGCGCTCGATGGCGGCGCCGTGGGCATGACCGGCTCCGGCGCGACCCACGCATGGGTGCAGGTATTCCTGCCCGGCGCCGGCTGGCTGGATTACGATCCAACCAACAGTTTGAGCGTCGGCTTCGACCTCATTCCGGTGGCCATTGCGCGGCATCCGGGCCAGGCCGTGCCGCTGACCGGCTCGTGGTTCGGCGATCCCGGCGACTATTTGGGCATGTCGATCAATGTCGCCGTCAACAAGATCGGCGAAATGCTCGATCCTTCGGAAGCGTAG
- a CDS encoding GlsB/YeaQ/YmgE family stress response membrane protein, with product MGILWTIIIGFIVGVVAKFIMPGDKSEPTGFILTTVLGIVGAFVATWLGQAVGWYRFGEGAGFIGSVVGAIILLFLYGLVMGRQGRA from the coding sequence ATGGGTATCCTTTGGACGATCATCATTGGATTTATCGTCGGCGTGGTCGCGAAATTCATCATGCCCGGCGACAAGTCCGAGCCCACGGGGTTCATCCTGACGACGGTTTTGGGAATCGTCGGCGCATTCGTCGCAACCTGGCTCGGCCAGGCCGTGGGATGGTATCGGTTCGGGGAGGGCGCCGGGTTCATCGGCAGCGTCGTCGGAGCCATCATCCTCCTCTTCCTGTACGGGCTTGTCATGGGTCGTCAGGGCCGCGCTTGA
- a CDS encoding zinc-binding dehydrogenase, with product MRAAIFRNGEIVVDRMAEPKPGNGQVLVRTLACGICGSDLHARQHAPRMVEMAKKTGRTPMDLSRDVVFGHEFCCEIVDYGPGTERKLKPGTHVCSLPALVTAEGIKGIGYSNDFVGGYAEQMILSEPLLLEVPNGLAPEHAALTEPLAVGVHAVAKANIRGGEVPLVIGCGPVGLAVIAALRIKGLHPIVAADYSPARRALAARLGADIVVDPRVSQPYATWAEHAQMSEAEKAARPPFQAMLPALKPAIIFECVGVPGLLQQVFEGAPRDARIVVVGVCMETDRSEPMLGIMKELNVQYVLGYTPDEFAASLRLIAEGQVDAAAMVTAEVGIDGVAKAFADLANPEAHTKIIVQPWR from the coding sequence ATGCGTGCTGCGATTTTCAGGAACGGTGAGATTGTCGTCGACCGGATGGCCGAGCCGAAGCCGGGCAACGGTCAGGTGCTGGTCAGGACGCTCGCCTGCGGCATCTGCGGCTCCGACCTGCACGCGCGCCAGCATGCTCCCCGCATGGTGGAGATGGCGAAGAAGACCGGGCGCACACCGATGGACCTGTCGCGCGACGTCGTGTTCGGTCACGAGTTCTGCTGCGAGATCGTCGATTACGGCCCCGGCACCGAACGCAAGCTCAAGCCGGGGACGCATGTCTGCTCGCTGCCCGCGCTGGTGACGGCGGAGGGCATCAAGGGGATCGGCTATTCCAACGATTTTGTCGGCGGCTATGCGGAGCAGATGATTTTGAGCGAGCCGCTGCTGCTCGAAGTGCCAAACGGTCTCGCGCCCGAACATGCGGCGCTGACCGAGCCGCTCGCCGTCGGCGTCCACGCCGTGGCGAAGGCCAACATTCGGGGCGGCGAGGTGCCGCTCGTGATCGGCTGCGGCCCGGTCGGCCTCGCGGTGATCGCGGCGCTGAGGATCAAGGGCCTGCACCCGATCGTCGCCGCCGACTATTCGCCAGCGCGGCGTGCGCTGGCGGCAAGGCTCGGCGCCGATATCGTCGTCGATCCCAGGGTGTCGCAGCCCTACGCGACCTGGGCCGAGCACGCGCAGATGTCGGAGGCTGAGAAGGCGGCGCGGCCGCCGTTCCAGGCCATGCTGCCGGCGCTGAAGCCCGCGATCATCTTCGAATGCGTCGGCGTGCCCGGCCTGTTGCAGCAGGTGTTCGAGGGCGCCCCGCGTGACGCGCGCATCGTGGTGGTCGGCGTCTGCATGGAGACCGACAGGAGCGAACCCATGCTCGGCATCATGAAGGAGCTCAACGTTCAATATGTGCTCGGCTACACGCCGGATGAGTTCGCGGCGTCACTGCGCCTGATCGCGGAAGGGCAGGTGGATGCGGCCGCGATGGTGACCGCTGAAGTGGGCATCGACGGTGTCGCGAAGGCGTTCGCTGATCTCGCCAATCCGGAGGCGCATACCAAAATCATCGTGCAGCCGTGGCGGTGA
- a CDS encoding SMP-30/gluconolactonase/LRE family protein, translating into MNDASSHTQGWRPATYYPDPAIKALDPRFEKYWLKLSAVERLATGLRWAEGPVWFGDGRYLLCSDIPNQRIIKWEEETGAVSNFRKPSNFANGNTRDRQGRLVTCEHGGRRVTRTEHDGEITVLMDQFNGKRLNSPNDVVVKSDGSIWFTDPIFGILGNYEGYKSEPEIDMNVYRLDPETRKATVVAEGVLGPNGLAFSPDEKILYLIESRGVPTRKILAYDVSPSGDKLSNKRVFVDAGPGTPDGFRVDIDGNLWCGWGMGDPELDGVVVFAPDGVMIGRIALPERCANLCFGGVKRNRLFMAASQSIYALYVNTQGALGG; encoded by the coding sequence ATGAACGATGCATCGTCCCACACTCAAGGCTGGCGACCGGCGACCTATTACCCCGATCCGGCGATAAAAGCACTGGACCCCCGCTTCGAAAAATACTGGCTGAAGCTGTCGGCCGTGGAGCGGCTGGCGACCGGCCTGCGCTGGGCCGAGGGTCCCGTGTGGTTCGGCGACGGGCGGTATCTGCTCTGCAGCGACATCCCGAACCAGCGCATCATCAAGTGGGAGGAGGAGACCGGCGCGGTCTCGAATTTCCGAAAACCCTCGAATTTCGCCAATGGTAACACCAGGGATCGCCAGGGCCGGCTGGTCACTTGCGAGCACGGCGGCCGTCGCGTGACCCGCACTGAGCATGACGGCGAGATCACCGTGCTGATGGATCAATTCAATGGCAAGCGATTGAACTCGCCGAACGATGTCGTTGTTAAATCGGACGGCTCGATCTGGTTCACCGATCCGATCTTCGGCATCCTCGGCAATTACGAGGGCTACAAGTCCGAGCCCGAGATCGACATGAACGTCTACAGGCTCGACCCGGAGACCCGCAAGGCCACCGTCGTCGCCGAGGGTGTGCTTGGGCCGAACGGGCTTGCCTTCTCGCCGGACGAGAAGATCCTCTACCTCATCGAATCCCGCGGCGTGCCGACCCGCAAAATTCTCGCCTATGACGTTTCACCTTCCGGCGACAAGCTTTCGAACAAACGCGTCTTCGTCGATGCCGGCCCCGGCACGCCGGACGGATTCCGCGTCGACATCGACGGCAATCTCTGGTGCGGCTGGGGCATGGGCGATCCCGAGCTCGACGGCGTCGTGGTGTTCGCGCCCGACGGCGTCATGATCGGCCGCATCGCGCTGCCCGAGCGCTGCGCCAATCTCTGCTTCGGCGGCGTCAAGCGCAACCGCCTGTTCATGGCGGCGAGCCAGTCGATCTACGCGCTGTATGTGAACACGCAGGGTGCGTTGGGGGGATAG
- a CDS encoding MaoC/PaaZ C-terminal domain-containing protein, translating to MAILYFDEAEVGRLRTAGPYQVSKDEIIEFAKKFDPQPFHVDEEAAARSVFAGLTASSAHTFAILISLLSKTQPFSLRVMAGLGFDELRLPAPVRPGDELGLEVAILEKRETKSHSDRGIVRNQIHLRNQKREIVLQCIGTVLVACRPVPNS from the coding sequence ATGGCCATCCTGTATTTCGACGAGGCTGAGGTCGGCAGATTGCGGACGGCGGGCCCGTATCAGGTATCGAAGGACGAGATCATTGAATTTGCCAAGAAGTTCGACCCGCAACCATTTCATGTCGATGAGGAAGCTGCCGCGCGCTCGGTTTTTGCGGGGCTGACGGCATCAAGTGCTCACACCTTCGCGATCCTCATTTCATTGTTGAGCAAGACACAGCCCTTTTCGCTTCGTGTCATGGCCGGGCTCGGTTTTGATGAACTCAGGCTGCCTGCGCCGGTGCGCCCCGGAGACGAGCTTGGTCTGGAGGTGGCAATCCTGGAGAAGCGCGAAACCAAGTCGCATTCCGACAGGGGGATCGTCCGCAACCAGATACATCTCCGTAATCAGAAACGCGAAATCGTGCTGCAATGCATCGGCACAGTCCTCGTCGCGTGCCGGCCGGTTCCGAACTCCTGA
- a CDS encoding Lrp/AsnC family transcriptional regulator yields the protein MPDLDAIDRKILALLQNDSRLTMQELADKVGLSVSPCHRRVKLLEERGVISRYIATVDQKALGLHVSVFISIKLARQKEEDLNRFARAISKWDEVLECYLMTGNRDYLLRVVAADLASYETFLKTKLTRLDGIASIESSFALSQVKYSIALPV from the coding sequence ATGCCGGACCTCGACGCCATCGACCGGAAAATCCTCGCTTTGCTCCAGAACGACAGCCGGCTGACCATGCAGGAGCTGGCCGACAAGGTCGGGCTCTCGGTGTCGCCCTGCCATCGCCGGGTCAAGCTGCTGGAGGAGCGCGGGGTCATCAGCCGCTACATCGCCACCGTCGACCAGAAGGCGCTGGGGCTGCATGTCAGCGTCTTCATCTCGATCAAGCTGGCGCGGCAGAAGGAGGAGGATCTCAACCGTTTCGCCCGCGCGATCTCGAAATGGGACGAGGTGCTGGAGTGCTATCTGATGACCGGCAATCGCGACTATCTCCTGCGCGTGGTGGCGGCCGACCTCGCCTCCTACGAGACCTTCCTAAAGACCAAGCTGACCCGGCTCGACGGCATTGCCTCGATCGAGTCGAGCTTTGCGCTGAGCCAGGTCAAATATTCGATCGCCCTGCCGGTCTGA
- a CDS encoding potassium channel family protein, translating to MAFYRNSTKRHGPLDAVAVPFEALKGRIRQLYEGDTFGCIKFRYALLALDIVTVLFIIATSFLPRNRAIESLDVVFGVLILADFAARMIISRQPLHDLARLSTWTDIVVIISFLAPLAGEAGGFLRAFRTLRLLRDYQMVARLRIDSPFFRRNEEVVFAVANLGVFIFVMTGIVYETQKSHNHQIANYADALYFTVTALTTTGFGDITLPGTVGRLITVVIMIFGVTLFLNLAKALLAPSKVRFPCPVCALQRHDVDAVHCKACGTVLNIPDEGMD from the coding sequence ATGGCATTTTATCGCAACAGCACGAAGAGACATGGGCCGCTCGACGCCGTCGCCGTCCCGTTTGAGGCCCTGAAGGGCAGGATCCGGCAACTTTACGAAGGCGACACGTTCGGCTGCATAAAATTCCGATACGCCCTGCTCGCGCTGGACATCGTCACGGTTCTGTTCATCATCGCGACCTCGTTCCTGCCTCGCAACAGGGCCATCGAGTCCCTCGATGTCGTGTTCGGCGTGCTGATCCTTGCGGATTTCGCCGCACGGATGATCATCAGCCGTCAACCGCTGCATGACCTGGCGCGACTTTCGACCTGGACCGACATCGTCGTCATCATTTCGTTCCTTGCGCCGCTGGCCGGAGAGGCCGGCGGCTTCCTGCGCGCATTTCGAACTTTGCGGCTGCTGCGCGACTACCAAATGGTGGCGCGGCTCCGGATCGACAGCCCCTTCTTCCGGCGAAATGAGGAAGTGGTCTTTGCCGTCGCGAACCTCGGCGTGTTCATCTTCGTGATGACCGGGATCGTCTACGAGACGCAGAAGTCTCACAATCATCAGATCGCCAACTATGCCGACGCGCTCTACTTCACGGTCACCGCACTGACCACCACCGGCTTCGGCGACATCACCTTGCCCGGGACCGTCGGCCGCCTGATCACCGTCGTCATCATGATCTTTGGCGTGACCCTTTTCCTGAATCTCGCCAAGGCACTGCTCGCGCCCTCCAAGGTACGCTTCCCCTGTCCGGTTTGCGCCCTGCAGCGGCATGATGTGGACGCCGTGCATTGCAAAGCTTGTGGCACCGTATTGAACATTCCCGATGAAGGCATGGACTAG
- a CDS encoding aldehyde dehydrogenase family protein, which yields MVNRMQFYIDGAWVDPAVKKSTAVVNPATEEAMYEVALGSKADVDKAVTAAKRAFATFSQTSREERVALLTKVIEIYKGRLKEIGAAVSDEMGAPLPMAEKLQAGAGLGHLMTTLDVLKNYHFEEPVGTAMVLREPIGVVGMITPWNWPLNQIACKVAPALAAGCTMILKPSEFTPTSALIFAEILHEAGVPKGVFNLVNGLGPEVGAAMSEHPDIDMISFTGSTRAGIDVAKRAAPTVKRVSQELGGKSPNVILEGADLTKAVTGGVMHMFNNSGQSCNAPSRMIVPLSKMKEVAAIAKAVADKTKAGDPRAEGTTIGPVVNRGQWDKIQGLIKKGIDEGATLVAGGPGLPEGVNKGFYVRPTIFADVTPEMTIAREEIFGPVLTIIGSKDEADAVQIANDTPYGLAGYVTGASVEDAKRVGRQIRAGNVNLQGVPNDRTAPFGGYKQSGNGREWGKYGLEDFLEVKAVAGFNAA from the coding sequence ATGGTCAATCGCATGCAATTCTACATCGACGGCGCCTGGGTCGATCCCGCCGTCAAGAAGTCCACCGCCGTGGTCAATCCCGCGACGGAAGAGGCGATGTACGAGGTTGCGCTGGGCTCCAAGGCTGACGTCGACAAGGCCGTCACTGCTGCCAAGCGCGCCTTTGCAACCTTCTCCCAGACCAGCCGCGAGGAGCGCGTCGCGCTGCTCACCAAAGTCATCGAGATCTACAAGGGCCGCCTCAAGGAGATCGGCGCTGCCGTCTCCGACGAGATGGGCGCGCCACTGCCGATGGCGGAGAAGCTCCAGGCCGGCGCCGGCCTCGGCCATCTCATGACCACGCTCGACGTGCTCAAGAACTACCATTTCGAGGAACCGGTCGGCACCGCCATGGTGCTGCGCGAGCCGATCGGCGTGGTCGGCATGATCACGCCCTGGAACTGGCCGCTGAACCAGATCGCCTGCAAGGTCGCGCCCGCGCTTGCCGCCGGCTGCACCATGATCCTGAAGCCGTCGGAGTTCACTCCGACCTCGGCTTTGATCTTCGCGGAAATCCTCCATGAAGCGGGCGTGCCGAAGGGCGTGTTCAACCTCGTCAACGGCCTCGGCCCCGAGGTCGGCGCCGCCATGAGCGAGCATCCCGACATCGACATGATCTCGTTCACCGGCTCGACCCGCGCCGGCATCGACGTGGCCAAGCGCGCCGCGCCGACCGTGAAGCGCGTCAGCCAGGAGCTCGGCGGCAAGTCGCCGAACGTCATTCTCGAAGGCGCCGACCTCACGAAGGCGGTGACCGGCGGCGTGATGCACATGTTCAACAACTCCGGCCAGTCCTGCAACGCGCCCTCGCGCATGATCGTGCCGCTGTCGAAGATGAAGGAAGTCGCCGCGATCGCGAAGGCTGTCGCCGACAAGACCAAGGCGGGCGATCCGCGCGCCGAAGGCACCACCATCGGCCCGGTCGTCAACCGCGGCCAGTGGGACAAGATCCAGGGCCTGATCAAGAAGGGCATCGACGAGGGCGCAACGCTCGTCGCCGGTGGCCCGGGCCTGCCCGAAGGCGTCAACAAGGGCTTCTATGTCCGTCCGACCATCTTCGCCGACGTCACGCCTGAGATGACCATCGCGCGCGAAGAGATCTTCGGACCGGTGCTGACCATCATCGGCTCCAAGGACGAAGCCGACGCGGTGCAGATCGCCAACGATACGCCCTATGGCCTTGCTGGCTACGTCACGGGTGCTTCGGTCGAGGACGCCAAGCGCGTCGGCCGGCAGATCCGCGCCGGCAACGTCAACCTGCAGGGCGTGCCGAACGACCGCACCGCGCCGTTCGGCGGCTACAAGCAGTCGGGCAACGGCCGCGAGTGGGGCAAGTACGGCCTCGAGGACTTCCTCGAAGTGAAGGCGGTTGCGGGCTTCAACGCGGCGTGA
- the ppk2 gene encoding polyphosphate kinase 2 has translation MTASDRTPEMAKRERIIREMTDDLDEELEMELDDSRLDELLDETDALRPTVDRRIYFRELLRLQGELVKLQDWVQSEKKKVVVLFEGRDSAGKGGVIKRITQRLNPRICRVAALPAPSERERTQWYFQRYVSHLPAGGEIVLFDRSWYNRAGVERVMGFCTDEQYQEFFKTVPEFERMLIRSGIILVKYWFSITDDEQQFRFTMRIKDPLKQWKLSPMDVEARSRWEAYTKAKETMLEHTHLPDSPWWIVDAVDKKRARLNCIAHLLSQMPYQEVARVPVVLPPRVRNPDYHRGPIPPEMYVPSKY, from the coding sequence ATGACCGCATCCGATCGCACCCCTGAAATGGCCAAACGCGAGCGCATCATCCGGGAAATGACCGACGATCTCGACGAAGAGCTGGAGATGGAGCTCGATGACAGCAGGCTCGACGAACTGCTGGACGAGACGGACGCGCTCCGCCCGACGGTAGATCGCAGGATCTATTTCCGGGAATTGCTCCGCCTCCAGGGCGAACTGGTCAAGCTCCAGGACTGGGTACAGAGCGAGAAGAAGAAGGTCGTGGTGCTGTTCGAGGGCCGCGACTCCGCCGGCAAGGGCGGCGTCATCAAGCGCATCACCCAGCGCCTCAATCCCCGCATCTGCCGTGTCGCCGCGCTCCCCGCCCCGAGCGAGCGCGAGCGCACGCAATGGTATTTCCAGCGCTATGTGTCGCATTTGCCGGCCGGCGGCGAGATCGTGCTGTTCGACCGCAGCTGGTACAACCGCGCCGGCGTCGAGCGCGTGATGGGCTTCTGCACCGACGAGCAATACCAGGAATTCTTCAAGACGGTGCCTGAGTTCGAGCGGATGCTGATCCGCTCCGGCATCATCCTGGTCAAATACTGGTTCTCGATCACCGACGACGAACAGCAGTTCCGCTTCACCATGCGCATCAAGGATCCTCTGAAGCAGTGGAAGCTGAGCCCGATGGACGTCGAGGCGCGCAGCCGCTGGGAAGCCTACACCAAGGCCAAGGAGACGATGCTGGAGCACACGCATCTGCCGGACTCGCCGTGGTGGATCGTCGACGCCGTCGACAAGAAGCGCGCCCGCCTCAACTGCATCGCGCATCTGCTCAGCCAGATGCCGTACCAGGAGGTCGCCCGCGTGCCCGTGGTGCTGCCGCCCCGCGTCCGCAACCCCGACTATCACCGCGGCCCGATTCCGCCGGAGATGTACGTGCCGTCGAAATACTGA